The window TGCCCTGTTGGTGATCTGATGAAACCCGTTTCCCTGTCTCCTGCGGCAAGAGAGACGAGCTACTCTGACCGCTCTCTCTCTTGACGGAAGGTGCAGGGCTGACGCGAACCTCCTTCTGCAAATCCTCTGTCTTAAGTTGCGAGACGAGACCCTTCTGAAGACTTTGAGCAGCTCCCTCGGCAGGCAAAGTAGTTACAGGTTTTGAGCTTGTCGAGCTCCCTTTCCCTCTCGCGGTCTCGTGAGTCACTACCCGCCAGGGACTCAGCCACCACATGAATATGCAGGCATTGAGGAGCACAGCCAGAATGAGAAGTAGTAACAAACGGTTCTTTCTTGTCTCTTTTGCTGCCGCAGCCTGGGATGTGAGCAGATTCGGCGCTGTGCCGCGCTGACGCTCCTCTTCCGATCTTCTCAGTGCGTCAAGGATATAGGACACCGCTACGGACCTCCCCGCGCGGTCAGAACCGGTTCTCTATCTCCGACCGCCGTGCTGAGGCGGATGAGGGTCCGGGAGCCCACAATCCCGTCCGGGACGAGACCTTCCGATAACTGAAATTTCTTTACCTGACTGACGAGTCGGTCGTCATAGACCGCATTTCTCAGGGACCTGGCCTGCAATCCCTGGGCACGCGCAACCTGTTCATCGAGCCACTGGACCTGACGGCCCCTGCTGCCGGGCTTGATCTCCCCCTGGTAATATGGCGGCGCCCGCCACAATAGCGTATATTCGCCAAGCCATCTGCCGGCTATTTCCTTGATCTCTGCAATCCTGCTCGCCGTCCCCACGACGAGGGCGGCGGCATCCCCGCTGACCGAAGTGAGGGCAGCATAAAATTCTCTCCCGTCATCGTCCCGGAGTTTCAAGACCATCGGCCTGTTCATCTGGAGGAGGCCGCTCAAACTCGCTGGTCCCTCGAGACAACGCAGACCGTAACCCTGAGCCTGCCTGCAGGCCGGGTTGTTTTCCTCGGGCCGATAGGGAATATCCCATCGGCCGAAGAGGGCCGCATACGCCATATCTTTGCTTTGCCCCACCGGCAGTTCGACAGACCACCGGATAGCATCAGTTTTCGCTTCCCCCATCGTGGTTTTCTGTTTTTCTGTCGCCTTCATCGCAGCGGATTGAGGTCTTGTTCCGTAAAGGGCCACTGTCAGCACAGCCACTATTGCCGAAATCACGAGTCCGGCAAAGAGCCACCTCAGTTTCCCGACCCGACCTCGTCTGCCGTTGAGTTCTCCGAGCACTTCCCGCGCCGCCTTAGTCAGAGTCGATCTGTTGACAGAATCCTTCCCCTGCGCGTAAGCCCCGAGAAGGGCCCGGTCGCATATCACATTTATCAGTCGCGGGATTCCCGAACTCAGGCGGTACAGTCTATTTACGGCAGAAGGAGAAAATAATTCTGACGACACCCCCGCAACCGACAGGCGATGGGAGACGTACGCGAATACCTCCTCCCGCGTCAGAGGTCCGAGGTGATACCGGGCCGTGATGCGTTGGGCAAGTTGCCGCATCTCAGACCGAGAAAGCAGCGTCCCGAGTTCCGGCTGCCCTATCATGATAATCTGAAGCAGTTTCCGCTGGTTCGTCTCGAGGTTCGTCAGGAGGCGAATCTGCTCCAGGACCTCAGGGGCGAGGTTCTGTGCCTCCTCGATGATCAGCACTGTTTTACGACCCCTCGAGTAGGCATCGAGCAGGTATCTGTTGATGCAATCCACAAAGACCTTAATACTCCTATTGCCCTCGGGATATCGGATACCGAGATCGTCACAGATGGCTGCGAGGAGTTCATCGACGGTCAATTTCGGGTTGAGGAGAAAGGCGACGTCCGTGCCCTCCGGAAGTTGCTCGAGGAGGCATCGACAGACAGTCGTCTTCCCCGTTCCGACTTCTCCGGTGAGCAGGACGAAGCCTCCGTCGCCGGTGATGCCGTATACAAGATGGGCCAGGGCTTCCCGGTGCTGACCGCTGAGGTAGAGATACCGGGGATCTGGCGCGATAGAAAAGGGGAGTTCCTTCAGTCCAAAGTGCTCTCTATACATGCGAATGCCTGTCTCTCATTCCGGCAAGAATCGAACTCCTGCCGGATTCCTTTAAAAGAGTAATACAGATAGAGGGAAAAACACAATACGTCCCTTCTCGGGATTCCGTACTGAAAAGATTGGGAGAGTGACGGTCGGCCCGGCGCCTCCGGAGAATCCTATTCCTTCTTTTCGTCTCTGATCTTGAGCATC is drawn from Thermodesulfovibrionales bacterium and contains these coding sequences:
- a CDS encoding AAA family ATPase, whose translation is MYREHFGLKELPFSIAPDPRYLYLSGQHREALAHLVYGITGDGGFVLLTGEVGTGKTTVCRCLLEQLPEGTDVAFLLNPKLTVDELLAAICDDLGIRYPEGNRSIKVFVDCINRYLLDAYSRGRKTVLIIEEAQNLAPEVLEQIRLLTNLETNQRKLLQIIMIGQPELGTLLSRSEMRQLAQRITARYHLGPLTREEVFAYVSHRLSVAGVSSELFSPSAVNRLYRLSSGIPRLINVICDRALLGAYAQGKDSVNRSTLTKAAREVLGELNGRRGRVGKLRWLFAGLVISAIVAVLTVALYGTRPQSAAMKATEKQKTTMGEAKTDAIRWSVELPVGQSKDMAYAALFGRWDIPYRPEENNPACRQAQGYGLRCLEGPASLSGLLQMNRPMVLKLRDDDGREFYAALTSVSGDAAALVVGTASRIAEIKEIAGRWLGEYTLLWRAPPYYQGEIKPGSRGRQVQWLDEQVARAQGLQARSLRNAVYDDRLVSQVKKFQLSEGLVPDGIVGSRTLIRLSTAVGDREPVLTARGGP